In Fluviicola sp., the sequence ACTTCCGCCCTGGCAAACCGACTGGTCAATTCCTGCATTCACGGGAACCGCCGTGTTTACTGTAATGGTAACCTGGTCGGTATTGGTACAACCATTCGCATTTGTTCCTGTTACCGTATATGTTTGTGTCGCAGAAGGTGTAAATGCTACACCATTTGTAACTCCATTGTTCCAGGTATAGGAAGTCGCACCCGAACCATTCAAAGTAACCGGACTTCCCTGACAAACTGTTTGCGGGGCACCTGCATCAACCACAGGCAGCGGATTTACTGTAACAACTACCTGATCTGTTCCCTGGCAACCATTCGCAGCAGTACCGGTTACCGTATATGTTTGGGTAGAAGCCGGGGTAAATGAAACACCGTTGGTAACACCATTATTCCAGGTATAAGATTGCACTCCGGAACCACTCAATACGACAGAACTTCCGATACAGATCGCCTGATCATTTCCGGCATTTACCAGTGGAGCCGGATTCACAGTCACCTGAATGATCGAATTTGCCGTACATCCGTTTACATCTGTTGCGGTAACCGTATAGTTGGTGGTCGTTGCCGGACTAACCGTATTGCTCGGCCCATTTGGAAGGGAATTGCTCCAGGAGAAAACGTAAGATCCGTTCCCGCCCGTTGCCTGAGCATTCATCACCACACTAGCACCCGCACACATCGTTAGCGGTGTATTGGTTGTTACGTTTACAGGAGTAGGCTGTGCAATAGTAACTGAAATTGTATCCCGGCAATTATTGACATCAGCTACCACATAATTATATGTTCCGGCAGCCAGGCTTGTGAATGTATTCGATCCCTGGTAAGTACCACCTACAAGCGAATAGGTATAAGGTAATGGTGTTCCCGTTCCTCCGAGTTGCGCACTTCCGTCACTCAATCCGTTACAGGATGCATCCTGGTTGTCAATCAAAAGAGCGGTCAGGTTGTTAACCATTCCCACCGTTGCGGGCATGGATGCAGAACAACCATTATCGTCAACCACCTGAATGGTGTAAGTTCCTCCTGCCACATTGTTAAATGTCGGGCTTGTTTGAGAAGTTCCTCCGTTGGAAGAATAATGAAGCGTTCCGGTTCCTCCCGATCCTGACATGGTTAAACTTCCGTCGCTTGCAGAGCAATTTGCAGCTGTTGCCGATACGAAAGAAATGGTAACTGCCGCCGGTTGTGTAATGGTTACAGGCTGAGTATCGGTACATCCGTTCGCATCCGTTACTTCAATAGTATAGGTTCCGGCTGCCAAGTTTGAATAAGTACCGCCGGATTGGGTGGAACCACCGTTTAGTGTATAAGAATAAGGTGCCTGGCCTCCCGACACCGCAGTAACAGCAGAACCGTTTGAACCACCGTTACAGGAAACATCCATAGTGCTTGCAAGCGTTAAATCAATCGTACTTGACGGACCAACTGTAGCAGAAATACTTCCCTGGCAACCATTCACATCCTGAACCAGGACCGTGTAGTTACCTGAAGCCAGGTTGTTAAACACTCCACCCGGCTGCCAGCTTACTCCGTTATCGATCGAATACTGATAACTACCCGCTCCGCCGGTCCCCTGCACCTCAAAACTACCTGTGGATGAAGAACAGGAAGGAGGCGTTGAAGCAATTTGATTTCCGGAAGGTATTCCCGGATCCGGGGTGACCAGTACATTATCTGTTTTAACAATCACCGTTCCGTCACAGGCGGTATACGTTGTTGTAGCGGTATAAGTAGTTGCTACCGTTGGACAAACGTTTACGGTATTTCCAGTTCCTACACTTGTTGCTCCCTGGAACCATTCCGTTGTATAAATCGGAGCTCCGTTCGGAGTAAAGCGCCATCCTTCCGGGGTTGAAACCGTCCAGGTAGGTGAAGTATTCCTGTTAGGAGCTGCAATTCCGGAAGTCCCTGCAGGATTTTGAATACCGATAATCGCCGCTCCGCCGTTCCAGCTTGAACACAACCCTTTATTGTTTACGTATACATCGATCACATTGGTTGTTTCATACAATACCATCATAAAAGTGGAAAACACACTACCGTTACAGGAAGTGGAGTAATGAGGCAAGCCATTATAAGAGACAACAAATATTCTGCACGGTGCTGTTCCAACCACATACCACTTTACGGTCCCTCCATAAGACGGATCAATATCGTGGTAAATTCCAAAAATATCTCCTGCCGCAGTCAAACTGGTTGAAGGACAAGATGCCGTAAACGACCAGGGTTGTGTTGTCGGTGCATACGTTCCGAACTTGATAGATCCGTTCGACCCGATCTTACAACTTGTGTAGGATTGTCCGTAATAACAAAACGTAAAAGGCAATGTAATCTGAGGACTCCAAACGTCATCGGTTCCTACGGAAACTCCCGTTCCTCCTGCCTGATTGTAAGCAATCGGCGGAGTGTGTGGAATAGAAGCAACTGAATAAGTATTGGTGGCTCCGGCATGAAACGGTGTGGCCGTTAATGTAGCACAGGGCTGATTACAAGTAAGCGTTTGATCTGCTCCGGCATTCACGCTGGGACATCCCGGAAACTGTGCATACGCAGTTGTAATTACTGACAGGATCCCTATCAGAGTAGTAGTAAGTTTCATAATTGGTCGTTCTGAGTAACAAGTAGTTGAAACGAAAATACACAAAAAAGGTTTCAAACCAAAAAAAGGTGTGCAAATCATTGTATTATCAATAATTG encodes:
- a CDS encoding gliding motility-associated C-terminal domain-containing protein is translated as MKLTTTLIGILSVITTAYAQFPGCPSVNAGADQTLTCNQPCATLTATPFHAGATNTYSVASIPHTPPIAYNQAGGTGVSVGTDDVWSPQITLPFTFCYYGQSYTSCKIGSNGSIKFGTYAPTTQPWSFTASCPSTSLTAAGDIFGIYHDIDPSYGGTVKWYVVGTAPCRIFVVSYNGLPHYSTSCNGSVFSTFMMVLYETTNVIDVYVNNKGLCSSWNGGAAIIGIQNPAGTSGIAAPNRNTSPTWTVSTPEGWRFTPNGAPIYTTEWFQGATSVGTGNTVNVCPTVATTYTATTTYTACDGTVIVKTDNVLVTPDPGIPSGNQIASTPPSCSSSTGSFEVQGTGGAGSYQYSIDNGVSWQPGGVFNNLASGNYTVLVQDVNGCQGSISATVGPSSTIDLTLASTMDVSCNGGSNGSAVTAVSGGQAPYSYTLNGGSTQSGGTYSNLAAGTYTIEVTDANGCTDTQPVTITQPAAVTISFVSATAANCSASDGSLTMSGSGGTGTLHYSSNGGTSQTSPTFNNVAGGTYTIQVVDDNGCSASMPATVGMVNNLTALLIDNQDASCNGLSDGSAQLGGTGTPLPYTYSLVGGTYQGSNTFTSLAAGTYNYVVADVNNCRDTISVTIAQPTPVNVTTNTPLTMCAGASVVMNAQATGGNGSYVFSWSNSLPNGPSNTVSPATTTNYTVTATDVNGCTANSIIQVTVNPAPLVNAGNDQAICIGSSVVLSGSGVQSYTWNNGVTNGVSFTPASTQTYTVTGTAANGCQGTDQVVVTVNPLPVVDAGAPQTVCQGSPVTLNGSGATSYTWNNGVTNGVAFTPSATQTYTVTGTNANGCTNTDQVTITVNTAVPVNAGIDQSVCQGGSVTLTATGTQTYSWNNGVTNGVSFIPGSTQTYTVTGTDANGCQSTDQVVVTINPLPNVNAGADQTICIGSPVTLSGSGAQTYVWNNGVTNGVSFTPGSTQTYTVTGTDINGCVNTDQVTVTIVTYPAASVSADVTEGFPALTVNFDNNSTNASTYHWNFGDGSQWNVSSTAGQQHEYANPGDYIVILTASNGSCSDTDTVLITVNPLPDPIIVVPNIFTPNGDHNNDTFFITASYVKSVRVQIVNRWGDRMYDYDNVQGYWDGTVNGNLASDGVYFFTYVIEGLNGTILSGQGNIQLAR